A region of the Oscillospiraceae bacterium genome:
TTTCATATTTTAAATCTTTTGTATCTGTACTCCGAATTTTCCTCCCTTGCTCCGCTCAGGAAAATGTGATATATTATTTTCCGGGAGGTGAGGGCATGCAAAAGGTCTTGAGCTTGGTCCGCAAAGCGGTACAGGAATATGATATGATCGCAGACGGAGATAAGATCGCGGTCGGCGTCTCGGGCGGCAAAGACAGCATGCTGACCCTGACCGCCCTGAACGAACTGCGCCGTTTTTACCCTGTTAAATATGATGTTGTCGCTGTCCTGATTGACCTGCGTTTTGACGGAACCGACACCGACTGCACAGGAATTCAAACGTATTGCGATTCAATCGGCGTGCCCTTTCATATCAAGCGCACCGACATCGGGCAGATTGTTTTCGATGTTCGAAAAGAGGAAAACCCCTGCTCGCTCTGCGCCAAAATGCGGCGCGGCGCGCTGCATGATTTTGCAAAAGAACTCGGCTGCAACAAAATTGCCCTCGGCCACCATGCGGATGATGCCGCCGAAACTTTTATGATGAATGTTTTCATCGAAGGCCGCATCGGCTGCTACAGCCCGGTGACTTATCTGTCGCGAAAAGACATCACGGTCATTCGCCCGCTTTCGTGGATGCGCGAATGGGAAGTCGCCTCTGCGGTCAAGCGGCTCGGAATTCCGGTGATGAAAAATAAATGCCCGCACGACCACGAAGGTCAGCGCAAGCA
Encoded here:
- a CDS encoding ATP-binding protein, which gives rise to MQKVLSLVRKAVQEYDMIADGDKIAVGVSGGKDSMLTLTALNELRRFYPVKYDVVAVLIDLRFDGTDTDCTGIQTYCDSIGVPFHIKRTDIGQIVFDVRKEENPCSLCAKMRRGALHDFAKELGCNKIALGHHADDAAETFMMNVFIEGRIGCYSPVTYLSRKDITVIRPLSWMREWEVASAVKRLGIPVMKNKCPHDHEGQRKQMKSFLTELAKTRFPQAQERILGAMRRGHICGW